One part of the Ranitomeya imitator isolate aRanImi1 chromosome 10, aRanImi1.pri, whole genome shotgun sequence genome encodes these proteins:
- the LOC138651014 gene encoding uncharacterized protein, producing the protein MSNRVEFIRDFIEIYQSFPCLWKIKSPEYCNREKRREGYLQLIELYNRQAPDEEANEAVIKKKIQALRTVWRKELNKVLQTTRSGASTDEVYVPKLWYFEHLNFLRDQEVPRASTCLRLLAPVEPIVSENHAEQESQGQQDDSAQESTLDCSQDCTTTDLVEAAPARSQSRQVQRKRKATSDASNELLSLAKKVLTRNVSPALEGFGHYVVDKLAKMDDNQRILAERLILEAVNKGTDGDLDKNTCLVSSRPIQRTEPSNFNGWSQGQTSMRHNPHVSHFGQPPPNNSYTPIPFHMASPIRHQNFQPEQSSYHNL; encoded by the exons atgtcaaatcgtgtggagttcatccgggatttcatcgagatttatcagtcttttccctgcctctggaaaataaaatctcctgagtattgtaacagggaaaagaggagggagggttacttacagctcattgagctttacaatcgtcaggcaccagatgaggaagctaacgaagcagttattaaaaagaaaatccaggcgctccgcacggtctggaggaaggagctgaacaaggttcttcagactacaaggtccggagcttccactgatgaagtttatgtgccaaaactgtggtattttgagcatcttaattttctgagggaccaagaggtgccacgggcttcaacgtgtcttcgattgttggcacctgtggaaccaatagtttcggagaaccacgccgagcaggagtcacaagggcaacaa gatgacagtgcgcaggagagtacacttgactgttcacaggactgcacaacaacagatctagtggaggctgcacctgccaggagtcaatcgaggcaagttcaaagaaaacggaaagccacctcagacgcctcaaatgaactattgagcctggcaaagaaggtgttgacaagaaatgttagccctgcgttagaggggtttggacactatgtggttgacaaactggcaaaaatggacgacaaccaaagaatactagcagagcgtctgattctggaagcagtaaacaagggtactgatggcgatttggacaagaacacttgtttggtctcttcccggccaatacagcggacagagccatcaaatttcaatggttggtcacagggtcagacatcgatgcgacacaatcctcacgtttcccacttcggccagccaccccctaataactcctacacaccaataccttttcatatggcttcgcccatcaggcaccaaaattttcagccggaacaatcgtcgtatcataatttgtga